One stretch of Zonotrichia leucophrys gambelii isolate GWCS_2022_RI chromosome 13, RI_Zleu_2.0, whole genome shotgun sequence DNA includes these proteins:
- the LOC135453476 gene encoding proteinase-activated receptor 3-like encodes MSWRVLSPVSAAACVTLLLSCACLGSAAQPPSVPNKKGRALLPLTPQEKNVCSQASEEDFLSSTLSTRLLPALYSVVLLVGLPANALACWVLATNFRRCSSAVFLLNLAGADLLFVLLLPFKISYHLLGNHWPFGDYLCRTMMAFFYGNMYSSIFFLTCIGLERYISVAHPFLWKSSSWTKGKVGISVGIWLLVGLGMSPLLLRSHTHSISSLNITTCHDVLEKETQRFFGYYFLFLVGLGFGLPFVLMIISYSCILARLLAKGGSHGQVIRVLALVLLVFILCFTPSNVLLFIHHLLEPTGCNNGTYISYALALVLSACNNCFDPFIYFYVSRDFRGWLRDAGGRCLRGLEASSGRSTEKTALPLRSSEQSQGCQAVCPCPRDEGV; translated from the exons ATGTCCTGGCGGGTGCTGTCacctgtctctgctgctgcctgtgtcaccctcctgctcagctgtgcctgccttggctctgctgcccagcccccCTCCG tgcccaacaAGAAAGGGcgagccctgctgcccctcactCCCCAGGAGAAGAACGTGTGCTCCCAGGCCTCCGAGGAAGATTTTctcagcagcaccctcagcacccGTCTCCTGCCCGCCCTCTactctgtggtgctgctggtggggctgcCAGCCAACGCTCTGGCCTGCTGGGTCCTGGCCACCAACTTCAGGAGATGCTCCAGCGCCgtcttcctgctcaacctggctGGGGCTGACCTGCTCTTtgtcctcctgctgcccttcaAGATCTCCTACCACCTCCTGGGCAACCACTGGCCCTTTGGGGACTACCTGTGCCGCACCATGATGGCCTTCTTCTACGGGAACATGTACAGCTCCATCTTCTTCCTCACCTGCATCGGCCTGGAGCGCTACATCTCCGTGGCACACCCCTTCCTGTGGAAGAGCTCCAGCTGGACAAAGGGCAAAGTGGGCATCTCTGTGGGCATCTGGttgctggtggggctgggcatGAGCCCTCTGCTCCTGCGCTCCCACACACACAGTATCTCCAGCCTGAACATCACGACGTGCCACGATGTGCTAGAAAAGGAAACCCAAAGGTTCTTCGGCTACTATTTCCTgttcctggtggggctgggctttGGGCTGCCCTTCGTGCTCATGATCATCTCCTACAGCTGCATCCTGGCCCGGCTGCTGGCCAAGGGAGGGAGCCACGGGCAGGTGATCCGTGTCCtggccctggtcctgctggtcTTCATCCTCTGCTTCACGCCCAGCAACGTGCTGCTCTTCATCCACCACCTGCTGGAGCCCACAGGCTGCAACAACGGCACCTACATCTCCTATGCCCTGGCCCTGGTGCTCAGCGCCTGCAACAACTGCTTTGATCCCTTCATCTACTTCTACGTGTCCCGGGATTTTCGGGGCTGGCTCCGGGATGCAGGAGGCCGCTGCCTGCGGGGGCTCGAGGCCTCGTCGGGGAGGTCCACGGAGAAAACAGCCCTGCCCCTGAGGTCCagtgagcagagccagggctgccaggctgtgtgtccctgcccacgggaTGAGGGAGTCTGA